One segment of Accipiter gentilis chromosome 26, bAccGen1.1, whole genome shotgun sequence DNA contains the following:
- the CAMLG gene encoding guided entry of tail-anchored proteins factor CAMLG, whose protein sequence is MEDGGGAGAVPAPPGAPAGLSASQRRAELRRRKLLMNSEERINRIMGFHRPAAGKDDESHTESKLQHEQDKSNSLPIPSVSKRIVLGDSVCSMAGTADHAGSMVDLKGDKDLYSKTPELVNEGTSELRHRNRGELPSEAAPRPPRHGLDQYLSRFDEALKLRNQLMNEKPSQENGNAVEEFDSFRIFRLVGCALLAIAVRAFVCKYLSIFAPFLTLQLAYMGLSKYFPKCEKKVKTTVLTAALLLSGIPAEVISRSMDTYSKMGDVFTDLCVYFFTFIFCHELILVFGSEVP, encoded by the exons ATGGAggacggcggcggggcgggagcggtgCCCGCGCCCCCGGGGGCCCCCGCCGGCCTCTCGGCCTCCCAGCGCCGAGCCGAGCTGCGGCGGAGGAAGCTGCTGATGAACTCGGAGGAGCGGATCAACCGCATCATGGGTTTCCACCGGCCCGCGGCGGGCAAGG aTGACGAAAGTCACACAGAATCAAAGCTTCAGCACGAACAAGATAAATCAAACTCCCTTCCCATTCCTTCAGTTTCCAAGCGAATTGTGCTTGGTGATTCTGTCTGTAGTATGGCAGGCACAGCTGACCATGCAGGCAGCATGGTAGACCTCAAAGGGGATAAGGACTTGTACAGTAAAACTCCAGAGCTTGTCAATGAGGGTACAAGTGAGCTCCGTCACCGTAATAGAGGGGAACTGCCATCTGAAGCTGCACCACGGCCACCTAGACATGGATTAGACCAGTACTTATCCAGATTTGATGAAGCTCTGAAGCTGAGGAACCAGCTGATGAATGAGAAGCCAAGCCAAGAGAATGGGAATGCAGTGGAGGAGTTTGACTCTTTCCGCATTTTTAGATTGGTGGGATGTGCTCTGCTTGCCATCGCAGTCAGGGCTTTTGTGTGCAAGTACTTG tCAATATTTGCACCGTTTCTTACTCTGCAACTTGCTTACATGGGACTGTCCAAGTACTTTccaaag TGTGAGAAGAAGGTGAAAACGACAGTATTAACGGCTGCTCTTTTACTGTCTGGAATCCCTGCAGAAGTGATTAGTCGCTCCATGGACACCTACAGCAAAATGGGAGATGTTTTCACAGACCTTTGTGtctatttctttacttttatcTTTTGCCATGAACTTATTCTGGTTTTTGGTTCTGAAGTACCATGA